In Mixta intestinalis, the following are encoded in one genomic region:
- the gpM gene encoding phage terminase small subunit translates to MLTPAQRHFQKVMAERRGQADEESDIQRTAHEQILHRLRMDLSRLSGVQSEETKAEMKKSMLPEYEGWIEGTLDGDNGRQDEVITRLMVWAIDCRDYALALRLGRYVVRHGLTLPDNFNRTAATFLTEEVSKPLLTLAAADADADLSSGVAVLDEVAEIVADSDMPDVVRAKLCKARALARRGATDITTKAEALALFREALTRNPSAGVKKEIATLAREVKKLSADGGTGEGDAASTDKTDGTAGFVPEKTNTASAAGKATARKTTTKTATGKATKCKPASQKKN, encoded by the coding sequence ATGTTAACACCGGCACAACGACATTTTCAGAAGGTCATGGCAGAACGCCGGGGCCAAGCGGATGAAGAATCCGATATCCAGCGTACCGCGCATGAGCAAATTCTGCATCGCCTGCGTATGGACTTGTCCCGCCTCAGCGGCGTGCAGTCCGAAGAAACCAAAGCCGAAATGAAAAAATCCATGCTGCCTGAATATGAGGGATGGATTGAAGGCACGCTCGACGGTGACAACGGGCGGCAGGATGAAGTCATCACCAGGCTGATGGTCTGGGCGATTGACTGTCGTGACTATGCGCTTGCGTTGAGGCTGGGGCGCTATGTGGTGCGCCACGGACTGACGCTGCCGGATAACTTCAACCGCACGGCAGCAACATTCCTTACCGAAGAAGTGAGCAAACCACTGTTGACGCTCGCGGCCGCTGATGCCGACGCCGATTTATCGTCTGGTGTCGCCGTGCTTGACGAAGTGGCGGAAATTGTCGCCGACAGTGATATGCCGGATGTAGTGCGCGCCAAGTTGTGCAAGGCCCGTGCGCTTGCCCGCCGTGGTGCGACTGATATCACGACCAAAGCTGAAGCGCTGGCGCTGTTCCGTGAGGCGCTGACGCGAAACCCCAGCGCCGGGGTGAAAAAAGAGATCGCCACGCTTGCACGTGAGGTTAAGAAGTTGTCTGCGGATGGCGGCACGGGTGAAGGCGACGCGGCCAGCACCGACAAAACTGACGGTACTGCAGGGTTTGTTCCTGAAAAGACCAACACCGCCAGCGCAGCAGGTAAAGCGACGGCGCGTAAAACCACGACTAAGACGGCAACAGGCAAAGCGACAAAGTGCAAGCCTGCCAGCCAGAAAAAGAATTAA
- a CDS encoding phage major capsid protein, P2 family, with protein MDNNTRQLFDQYIARQAQLNGVSTAAVAAKFAVDPTRQQRLEQAAQQDDSFLSKINVFGVNQQIGQKVLIGSKGPMAGVNNSVTNRRNPGSNHSMEPLDYMCRKVNYDYGISYEQLDAWAHMPEFQPLISKAMARQMSLDRIMIGFNGVKYSDPSDRAANPLLQDCGIGWLEKIRKEAPHRVISNVTITSRDEDNKVVAKGTYGNIGAAVYDAKNALMDEWHKRNPDNVVILAGDLLTTSNFSAINALSQTNPNTEMLAGQLIVAQERVGNMPTFIAPYFPVNGVLITPFKNLSVYYQRGGLRRTIKEEPEYNRVATYQSSNDDFVIEDYGNVAFIDGIQFAQAEPAGE; from the coding sequence ATGGATAACAATACCCGCCAGCTGTTTGATCAGTACATCGCCCGGCAGGCCCAGCTCAACGGCGTATCAACCGCCGCTGTCGCTGCAAAATTTGCCGTAGATCCGACGCGTCAGCAGCGTCTTGAACAGGCCGCACAGCAGGATGATTCTTTCCTGAGCAAAATTAATGTGTTTGGCGTAAACCAGCAGATCGGCCAGAAAGTTCTGATCGGCAGCAAAGGCCCGATGGCAGGTGTAAACAACAGTGTTACCAATCGTCGCAACCCTGGCTCAAATCATTCAATGGAGCCGCTCGACTACATGTGCCGCAAGGTCAACTATGACTACGGCATCAGCTATGAACAGCTTGATGCGTGGGCGCACATGCCGGAGTTCCAGCCGCTGATCAGCAAGGCAATGGCCCGTCAGATGTCGCTCGATCGCATCATGATTGGTTTTAACGGCGTGAAGTACAGCGATCCGTCTGACCGCGCCGCTAACCCGCTGTTGCAGGACTGTGGCATTGGCTGGCTGGAAAAAATCCGTAAGGAAGCGCCGCACCGCGTTATTTCTAATGTGACGATCACCTCGCGCGATGAAGATAACAAGGTTGTCGCGAAAGGCACCTACGGCAACATTGGCGCTGCGGTGTACGACGCCAAAAACGCCCTGATGGATGAATGGCACAAGCGTAACCCGGATAACGTGGTGATTCTGGCGGGCGACCTGCTGACGACCAGCAATTTCTCGGCTATCAACGCGTTAAGCCAGACCAACCCGAATACCGAAATGCTGGCCGGTCAGTTGATTGTCGCGCAGGAGCGCGTAGGCAATATGCCGACCTTTATCGCGCCTTACTTCCCGGTAAATGGCGTGCTGATCACGCCGTTCAAAAACCTGTCGGTGTACTACCAGCGTGGCGGTCTGCGCCGGACGATTAAAGAAGAGCCGGAATATAACCGTGTCGCAACGTATCAGTCGTCAAACGATGACTTCGTCATTGAAGACTACGGCAATGTTGCGTTCATTGACGGCATTCAGTTCGCCCAGGCCGAACCGGCAGGCGAGTGA
- a CDS encoding GPO family capsid scaffolding protein: protein MASAAKPARKKFRVAVSGATVDGREIRPEHLRDAAANYSPDVYGARVNVEHYLSPFPGSDFGAMGDVTALSAEDISEGPLAGRTALYAEIEPSERMKKLTEEGKKIYSSIELHPQFALNGKAYVMGLAMTDTPASLGTERLKFAAQQRQQVMSFNNQQGEAPLFTDAIEAEIIELAEQRSDEGKQWFGRVMGIIGKGRKSDGEQFSQVRDAVENVAQSHADLLDSFNDLSRAREQDSQAIQKLTSDLAALTSKLGSTDANFSQREPASGGANAQLADY from the coding sequence ATGGCTAGCGCAGCTAAACCAGCCCGTAAGAAATTCCGCGTTGCCGTCTCCGGTGCCACCGTTGACGGGCGCGAAATTCGCCCTGAGCACCTTCGTGATGCGGCAGCAAACTACAGCCCGGACGTGTACGGCGCACGCGTCAACGTGGAGCACTATCTTTCGCCTTTCCCCGGCAGCGATTTCGGCGCGATGGGGGATGTGACAGCACTGAGTGCGGAAGATATCAGCGAAGGCCCGCTCGCCGGACGCACCGCGCTTTACGCTGAGATTGAACCTTCCGAGCGCATGAAGAAGCTGACGGAAGAAGGTAAGAAAATTTACTCCAGCATTGAGCTGCACCCTCAGTTTGCGCTTAACGGCAAGGCGTATGTCATGGGGCTGGCGATGACCGATACCCCGGCTAGCCTCGGCACCGAACGCCTGAAGTTTGCCGCGCAGCAACGTCAGCAGGTTATGTCCTTCAACAATCAGCAGGGTGAAGCCCCGCTGTTCACCGATGCCATTGAGGCTGAAATTATCGAACTGGCAGAGCAGCGCAGCGATGAAGGTAAGCAGTGGTTCGGGCGCGTCATGGGGATTATCGGCAAAGGCCGCAAATCTGACGGTGAACAGTTCAGCCAGGTGCGTGATGCCGTGGAGAACGTCGCTCAGTCCCATGCCGATCTGCTGGACAGCTTCAACGACCTGAGCCGCGCCCGCGAGCAGGACAGCCAGGCCATCCAGAAGCTGACTTCCGATCTTGCCGCGCTGACCAGCAAGCTGGGAAGCACTGACGCCAATTTCAGCCAGCGGGAACCCGCCAGCGGTGGCGCTAACGCGCAACTGGCTGATTACTGA
- a CDS encoding terminase large subunit domain-containing protein, with product MIQDAFVRQRAKQLYWQGYPPAEIARLMGINQNTIYAWKKRDEWDETPPVQRVSQSMDARLIQLTDKKDKTGGDFKEIDLLTRQLKKLSDGQPAGAGTGKKPRKRKLKNHFTEEQIVALREKILDSLSWHQRGWYEQRHHRNRMILKSRQIGATWYFAREALLDALRDDVKYPYQRNQIFLSASRRQAHQFRGFIQKMAEEVDVELKGGDKIVLSNGAELHFLGTSAATAQSYTGNLKFDEFFWVSNFTNLRKVAGAMATLKGLTRTYFSTPSGETHEAYPFWTGDRWNEKRPKAQRKAFDVGWKTLNSGLLCPDKTWRQIVTLKDVIDHGWEYTDLEEIQDENSEDEFRNLYMCEFVRDGESAFNLNALIGCGADGYDEWPDWKPFASRPMGNRPVWIGYDANGSSGNGDSGAICVVVPPLVPGGKFRTVETEQVRGLEFEEQAKVIENFTFKYNVQHVGIDVTGGNGEAVYQIVKKFFPMAMPYTMSMTSKRALVLKMLQLIRAGRWEYDRSERALINAFNSVRKVKTPGGFITYDTDRSRGVSHGDLAWANMLAIINEPLGQESGSGGFAMEF from the coding sequence ATGATACAGGACGCTTTTGTACGTCAGAGGGCAAAACAACTTTACTGGCAGGGCTACCCGCCAGCGGAGATCGCGCGCCTGATGGGGATCAATCAGAACACAATTTACGCCTGGAAGAAACGCGATGAATGGGATGAAACACCGCCCGTCCAGCGCGTCAGCCAATCTATGGATGCACGCCTCATCCAGCTTACGGACAAGAAAGACAAGACCGGGGGAGACTTCAAGGAGATTGATCTGCTGACCCGGCAACTGAAAAAGCTATCTGACGGACAACCGGCAGGGGCTGGCACGGGCAAAAAGCCCCGCAAGCGCAAGCTGAAAAACCACTTCACCGAAGAACAGATCGTCGCGCTGCGGGAGAAAATACTTGATTCTCTTTCGTGGCATCAACGCGGCTGGTATGAACAACGCCACCACCGAAACCGCATGATACTGAAGTCCCGCCAGATTGGCGCAACCTGGTACTTTGCCCGCGAGGCGTTGCTTGATGCGCTGCGCGATGATGTGAAATACCCGTACCAGCGCAACCAGATATTTCTGTCTGCATCCCGCCGTCAGGCGCACCAGTTCAGGGGATTCATTCAGAAGATGGCGGAAGAGGTGGACGTTGAGCTTAAGGGCGGCGACAAAATCGTACTGAGCAACGGCGCAGAGCTGCATTTCCTCGGCACGTCTGCGGCGACAGCGCAGTCATATACAGGCAACCTGAAGTTTGACGAATTCTTTTGGGTCAGCAACTTCACCAACTTGCGAAAGGTTGCAGGGGCGATGGCAACGCTGAAGGGGCTGACGCGTACTTACTTTTCCACGCCGTCAGGTGAGACCCATGAGGCTTACCCGTTCTGGACGGGCGATCGCTGGAATGAGAAACGCCCGAAGGCACAGCGCAAAGCGTTTGATGTGGGCTGGAAAACGCTGAACAGCGGACTGCTGTGCCCGGATAAAACCTGGCGTCAGATCGTCACCCTGAAGGATGTGATAGACCACGGCTGGGAGTATACCGACCTTGAAGAAATTCAGGATGAAAACAGCGAGGATGAATTCCGCAACCTGTACATGTGCGAGTTCGTTCGCGATGGCGAGTCCGCCTTCAACCTTAACGCCCTGATTGGGTGCGGGGCAGATGGTTATGACGAATGGCCGGACTGGAAGCCTTTTGCGTCCAGGCCGATGGGTAATCGTCCGGTCTGGATCGGTTATGACGCCAACGGCAGCAGCGGCAACGGTGATAGCGGCGCGATTTGCGTTGTGGTTCCACCACTGGTGCCGGGCGGTAAATTCCGCACGGTAGAAACGGAACAGGTGCGCGGTCTTGAATTTGAAGAGCAAGCGAAAGTTATCGAAAATTTCACCTTCAAATACAACGTCCAGCATGTCGGTATCGACGTAACGGGCGGTAACGGTGAGGCCGTTTACCAGATAGTGAAGAAGTTCTTCCCGATGGCAATGCCCTACACCATGTCAATGACGTCAAAGCGCGCCCTGGTGCTGAAAATGCTACAGCTGATCCGCGCCGGTCGCTGGGAATATGATCGCAGCGAGCGCGCCCTGATCAACGCCTTTAACTCTGTTCGCAAGGTAAAGACGCCTGGCGGATTCATCACCTATGACACTGACCGCTCGCGCGGCGTCAGCCACGGGGATTTAGCCTGGGCGAATATGCTCGCCATTATTAACGAACCGCTGGGCCAGGAGAGTGGCAGCGGCGGGTTTGCTATGGAGTTCTGA